A section of the Lineus longissimus chromosome 1, tnLinLong1.2, whole genome shotgun sequence genome encodes:
- the LOC135494264 gene encoding meiosis-specific with OB domain-containing protein-like isoform X1: MAWSGNFDMSAWEGSDARRPMFMLPKTKPTRYQGTSTSATSMTMNMTKIQPITSLSAGLANVVICGVVLAKEEPKNIMSKKNPGSERYLLNFTIRDSPYDFINATCWGSKEYIQILAGLFHIGDIVEIANPQVQSKPNDGRDEKFRAITPGPFSLNISENHSTVKLYEGSDVEDFNKLHNIPVKASDDFYTLGDILANGQNISGETISILAGVRKVGALRDVLCKNGRTVKKCEVFLFDETCTSFLMTLWNEELANAAQGWIPKEHILFAADVRVSYDTFRKKMVASTSSQTIFTINPDTKEAYSLYQYAQTVDFSTDNYSFGTEDQAFDMNKVKTVYSVEKLKSLCRDGVENKEVEYGIVFAYLSSLNLDTESFWCIAARCNHCKKRMDLKTKICSNLTCPNGGFGDGLGDGPQDFKLEFNILVSISDHTGTLAACHLDTPYAEKSLGCSVDEYMRLSEEKKTDLKWKLLLEKCKIYVKVFLPSMMRAKAMVRVMSLAIADPMEAARNIRDSEI, translated from the exons ATGGCCTGGTCAGGAAACTTTGATATGTCTGCATGGGAGGGGAGTGATGCCAGGAGGCCAATGTTTATGCTGCCCAAGACTAAGCCTACACGTTACCAAGGAACGTCCACGAGTGCTACAAgtatgaccatgaacatgactaAAATACAACCTATCACATCTTTGTCTGCTGGTCTTGCCAATGTG GTTATATGTGGTGTTGTGCTGGCAAAGGAAGAACCAAAGAACATCATGTCAAAAAAGA aTCCCGGGAGCGAACGTTACCTCCTAAACTTTACGATTCGAGATTCTCCCTATGATTTCATTAATGCTACTTGCTGGGGAAGCAAGGAATATATTCAGATTTTGGCTGGGCTGTTCCACATTGGAGATATCG TTGAGATTGCCAATCCACAGGTTCAGAGTAAACCAAATGATGGGAGAGACGAAAAATTCAGGGCTATTACTCCCGG TCCTTTTTCACTGAACATAAGTGAGAACCACTCCACAGTGAAATTATACGAAGGCAGTGATGTGGAGGACTTCAACAAACTGCATAACATCCCAGTCAAAGCTTCTGACGACTTCTACACTCTTGGAGACATCTTGGCCAATGGTCAGAACATCAGCGGCGAAACAATCAGCATCCTTGCTGGAGTCAGGAAG GTTGGGGCCTTAAGGGATGTCCTCTGCAAAAATGGAAGAACAGTTAAGAAATGCGAAGTCTttctttttgatgaaacttgtaCAAGCTTTCTCATGACACT ATGGAATGAAGAACTTGCAAATGCTGCCCAGGGGTGGATACCAAAAGAACACA TTCTTTTTGCTGCTGATGTCCGAGTCTCCTATGACACTTTCAGAAAGAAGATGGTGGCATCAACTTCATCTCAGACAATCTTTACCATTAACCCAG ATACCAAAGAAGCCTATTCCCTGTACCAATATGCACAGACTGTGGACTTCAGTACAGATAACTATTCCTTTGGCACAGAGGATCAAGCCTTTGACA TGAACAAGGTGAAGACAGTTTATTCTGTTGAAAAGCTGAAGTCCTTATGTCGTGACGGAGTAGAGAACAAGGAGGTGGAATACGGCATTGTCTTCGCTTATCTCTCCAGCTTGAATTTGGATACAGAAAGCTTCTGGTGTATCGCTGCAAGATG CAATCACTGCAAGAAACGCATGGATCTGAAGACCAAGATTTGTTCAAATCTCACATGCCCGAATGGTGGTTTTGGTGATGGCCTTGGTGATGGTCCACAAGATTTCAAACTGGAATTCAACATCCTCGTCTCCATCTCTGATCATACTGGGACACTCGCAGCATGTCATTTAGATACTCCTTATGCAGAGAAAAGCCTAGGTTGTTCT GTTGATGAATACATGAGGTTATCTGAGGAAAAGAAGACGGACCTCAAGTGGAAATTACTACTGGAGAAGTGCAAGATATATGTCAAG GTCTTCCTGCCATCGATGATGCGGGCCAAAGCGATGGTGAGGGTCATGTCCCTTGCCATAGCTGATCCAATGGAGGCAGCAAGAAATATCAGAGACTCAGAGATATGA
- the LOC135494274 gene encoding monocyte to macrophage differentiation factor 2-like isoform X2, with protein sequence MPSYSPEFPRQSHKTIVQDLIQLMNGRAKTGQAYEPTDVEHIANVVTHGLWIVPSLAGLVYMQLLSDNTREVLIAGIYGLAVLTLFTVSTVFHTISYIGRFRQLKNFFHIGDRAVIYLFIAASYTPWLTLRDLEHWGYHCLWIVWVMAVIGIWYQYTYHEQYKWLETLFYFIIGVCPAISWFAMKETSGTFELVTGGIVYISGVVFFKCDGLVPFAHAIWHCFVFVGAIFHYIAVCRYLLGPESDQALVMVRAVKMPLKV encoded by the exons ATGCCCAGTTATTCGCCCGAATTTCCAAGGCAGAGTCATAAAACTATAGTTCAAGATTTAATACA ACTGATGAATGGCCGGGCGAAAACTGGGCAGGCCTACGAGCCCACAGATGTTGAACACATCGCCAATGTTGTTACGCATGGG ttgtggATAGTTCCAAGCCTTGCTGGCTTAGTCTACATGCAGCTTCTCTCAGACAACACCCGAGAGGTGCTGATAGCAGGAATCTATGGGTTAGCGGTTTTGACACTTTTTACTGTCTCAACGGTGTTCCATACAATCTCATACATTGGAAGATTCAG ACAACTGAAAAACTTTTTCCATATCGGCGATAGGGCTgtgatatatttatttattgcTGCATCATATACTCCATG GCTGACCCTCCGTGACCTTGAACATTGGGGTTACCACTGCCTTTGGATTGTCTGGGTCATGGCAGTGATAGGCATTTGGTATCAGTACACATACCATGAACA ATATAAATGGTTAGAGACgctattttatttcataatagGAGTGTGTCCTGCAATCTCTTGGTTTGCTATG AAAGAGACATCAGGCACCTTTGAACTTGTTACCGGAGGGATAGTCTACATCAGTGGTGTTGTGTTCTTCAAGTGTGATGGTCTAGTCCCCTTCGCTCATGCCATATGGCATTGCTTTGTGTTTGTTGGagccatatttcattacattgcTGTGTGCCGATACCTCTTGGGGCCCGAAAGTG ATCAAGCACTAGTGATGGTGAGGGCTGTCAAGATGCCTTTGAAGGTCTGA
- the LOC135494264 gene encoding meiosis-specific with OB domain-containing protein-like isoform X2, whose product MAWSGNFDMSAWEGSDARRPMFMLPKTKPTRYQGTSTSATSMTMNMTKIQPITSLSAGLANVVICGVVLAKEEPKNIMSKKNPGSERYLLNFTIRDSPYDFINATCWGSKEYIQILAGLFHIGDIVEIANPQVQSKPNDGRDEKFRAITPGPFSLNISENHSTVKLYEGSDVEDFNKLHNIPVKASDDFYTLGDILANGQNISGETISILAGVRKVGALRDVLCKNGRTVKKCEVFLFDETCTSFLMTLWNEELANAAQGWIPKEHNTKEAYSLYQYAQTVDFSTDNYSFGTEDQAFDMNKVKTVYSVEKLKSLCRDGVENKEVEYGIVFAYLSSLNLDTESFWCIAARCNHCKKRMDLKTKICSNLTCPNGGFGDGLGDGPQDFKLEFNILVSISDHTGTLAACHLDTPYAEKSLGCSVDEYMRLSEEKKTDLKWKLLLEKCKIYVKVFLPSMMRAKAMVRVMSLAIADPMEAARNIRDSEI is encoded by the exons ATGGCCTGGTCAGGAAACTTTGATATGTCTGCATGGGAGGGGAGTGATGCCAGGAGGCCAATGTTTATGCTGCCCAAGACTAAGCCTACACGTTACCAAGGAACGTCCACGAGTGCTACAAgtatgaccatgaacatgactaAAATACAACCTATCACATCTTTGTCTGCTGGTCTTGCCAATGTG GTTATATGTGGTGTTGTGCTGGCAAAGGAAGAACCAAAGAACATCATGTCAAAAAAGA aTCCCGGGAGCGAACGTTACCTCCTAAACTTTACGATTCGAGATTCTCCCTATGATTTCATTAATGCTACTTGCTGGGGAAGCAAGGAATATATTCAGATTTTGGCTGGGCTGTTCCACATTGGAGATATCG TTGAGATTGCCAATCCACAGGTTCAGAGTAAACCAAATGATGGGAGAGACGAAAAATTCAGGGCTATTACTCCCGG TCCTTTTTCACTGAACATAAGTGAGAACCACTCCACAGTGAAATTATACGAAGGCAGTGATGTGGAGGACTTCAACAAACTGCATAACATCCCAGTCAAAGCTTCTGACGACTTCTACACTCTTGGAGACATCTTGGCCAATGGTCAGAACATCAGCGGCGAAACAATCAGCATCCTTGCTGGAGTCAGGAAG GTTGGGGCCTTAAGGGATGTCCTCTGCAAAAATGGAAGAACAGTTAAGAAATGCGAAGTCTttctttttgatgaaacttgtaCAAGCTTTCTCATGACACT ATGGAATGAAGAACTTGCAAATGCTGCCCAGGGGTGGATACCAAAAGAACACA ATACCAAAGAAGCCTATTCCCTGTACCAATATGCACAGACTGTGGACTTCAGTACAGATAACTATTCCTTTGGCACAGAGGATCAAGCCTTTGACA TGAACAAGGTGAAGACAGTTTATTCTGTTGAAAAGCTGAAGTCCTTATGTCGTGACGGAGTAGAGAACAAGGAGGTGGAATACGGCATTGTCTTCGCTTATCTCTCCAGCTTGAATTTGGATACAGAAAGCTTCTGGTGTATCGCTGCAAGATG CAATCACTGCAAGAAACGCATGGATCTGAAGACCAAGATTTGTTCAAATCTCACATGCCCGAATGGTGGTTTTGGTGATGGCCTTGGTGATGGTCCACAAGATTTCAAACTGGAATTCAACATCCTCGTCTCCATCTCTGATCATACTGGGACACTCGCAGCATGTCATTTAGATACTCCTTATGCAGAGAAAAGCCTAGGTTGTTCT GTTGATGAATACATGAGGTTATCTGAGGAAAAGAAGACGGACCTCAAGTGGAAATTACTACTGGAGAAGTGCAAGATATATGTCAAG GTCTTCCTGCCATCGATGATGCGGGCCAAAGCGATGGTGAGGGTCATGTCCCTTGCCATAGCTGATCCAATGGAGGCAGCAAGAAATATCAGAGACTCAGAGATATGA